From Butyricimonas paravirosa, one genomic window encodes:
- a CDS encoding AAA family ATPase translates to MVEKAKKSKASKDQTATDINFKFKSIRTSCSEVIDFTGNKHYRTVFRLNEVETLFVDTEVINKQFDEKAWDAEIVAALIYMHGEQPVLVAQKGGKVTIPETESVFQFSTAFSVEDFTDFRFQEGAYRVQVMINGQAGVSDEIHLLEPHDLFRDYFQLLDIGFDKCVEEAPDVQRPHSYQAFAAKGLEDVRFYLVAENFLSSEWTYEFLINVFDANGILKANRVAKGNYYIPNREGKRLLCFALDLGAGLSNFWEEGKYRVEVLCFDQPVIQLEFSIGEQDLPYNFTDEIAGINGQVHEVAGEPSTPQDKEEALSRLYQLVGLRKVKEEITRMYELAEFVKMRQENGFNDKLPVLNMILMGNPGTGKHLVTEITGEMFYRLGVLSNGKVHRYKREDFTRPGVIAEEQLIREAITKSIGGILLIEDADELYPTNDPNDPAMRIFTVLLGILEQEQPSLLVVMVGDVMALQAITEGIPGVKKCFPYQFVFDDYSAEELMEITHQMLEKRQFKFTPEAEDKFSDMLKDCCSVRESGFSNGRFIEERLDDASTRMAKRLMANHKGTHTKEDMMLIQVGDIETLEQPDPSKSVDALNEMIGSKELKNSLISYINYIYFIRERQKHGYADVIPPLHMLFTGNRGTGKTTVARMLGEIFESAGILESSMVTVRSRGEIIGDGSIPPQQIAMYIFEQARGGILFLEDAHTLFQDNVGAAALSVIFGQLSPTDNGDTIVILSGDPEAMDKALAGNPRVKSLFPYHFHFSDYTPEELLEIAIQKVAEKNYTLHPKAKEAFKNLVSQVCNEHDKFFGNALFVEKMVDKAIHNLSARTMKIRKERELTRKEITTLMAVDIPTATSELPNSYKDTFDEKEIASALKDLDHMVGQTKLKKQIHDFVDLARHYNQQGTKLNTRVSLQWCFTGNSGMGKGTVARIIARIYKAMGIIDKSEVTSFKVERLLGLTEEDAIQSIGMALLQSKGGLFFFDEDSSSLNEVSGFRDRVRAILVNQLATQPGAYNVIYAKQDPPRQIINDEVEKVSDMINILVFEDYTADQLMEILKRDLATDNTRMTRTAQQHMEQFISYIVANKKRSHASARLIKLVAEMMIRNRVQRLAQNKKANDVDVKHSVTKQDVEMFTPAMLDSMTSERNTIGYKQ, encoded by the coding sequence ATGGTGGAGAAGGCCAAAAAATCAAAAGCGTCAAAAGATCAGACTGCTACAGATATAAATTTCAAGTTCAAGAGTATTCGCACAAGTTGTAGCGAGGTAATTGATTTTACCGGAAACAAGCATTATCGTACGGTTTTCCGCTTGAACGAGGTCGAAACTTTGTTCGTGGATACGGAAGTGATAAATAAACAGTTTGATGAAAAAGCTTGGGATGCGGAGATTGTGGCGGCTTTGATATATATGCATGGAGAGCAACCTGTACTGGTGGCACAAAAAGGAGGAAAAGTTACCATCCCCGAAACGGAGTCTGTTTTTCAATTTTCAACTGCTTTTTCTGTCGAGGACTTTACAGACTTTAGGTTTCAAGAAGGAGCTTATCGGGTACAGGTGATGATAAACGGGCAAGCCGGGGTGTCGGATGAAATCCATTTGTTGGAACCGCATGATTTGTTCCGGGATTATTTTCAATTGTTGGACATTGGGTTTGACAAATGTGTGGAGGAAGCTCCTGATGTGCAGCGTCCTCACTCGTATCAGGCCTTTGCAGCCAAAGGATTGGAAGACGTTCGGTTCTATCTGGTGGCAGAGAATTTTTTATCGAGTGAATGGACGTATGAATTTTTGATTAATGTGTTTGACGCTAACGGAATACTAAAAGCTAATCGAGTAGCTAAAGGGAATTATTACATTCCGAACCGGGAAGGAAAGCGTTTGCTTTGTTTTGCCTTGGATTTAGGGGCAGGATTGAGTAATTTTTGGGAAGAAGGGAAATATAGGGTTGAAGTATTGTGTTTTGATCAGCCTGTGATTCAATTGGAGTTTTCGATTGGGGAGCAGGATTTACCCTACAATTTTACCGACGAAATTGCCGGAATCAACGGGCAGGTACATGAAGTAGCGGGAGAACCTTCAACTCCACAAGATAAGGAAGAGGCTCTATCCCGTTTGTATCAGTTAGTGGGATTGCGTAAAGTGAAAGAGGAAATTACCCGGATGTACGAGTTGGCAGAATTCGTGAAAATGCGACAAGAGAACGGTTTTAACGATAAACTTCCGGTTTTGAATATGATCCTTATGGGGAATCCGGGAACAGGTAAACATTTGGTTACCGAGATCACGGGAGAGATGTTTTACCGTTTGGGAGTACTATCAAATGGTAAAGTGCATCGGTATAAGAGAGAGGATTTTACCCGTCCGGGAGTGATCGCGGAAGAACAGTTGATTCGGGAGGCTATCACGAAGAGTATCGGAGGTATTCTGTTGATTGAGGATGCAGATGAATTGTACCCGACAAATGACCCGAATGATCCGGCCATGCGTATTTTTACCGTGTTGTTGGGAATTTTGGAGCAAGAGCAACCTTCTTTGTTGGTTGTCATGGTGGGAGATGTGATGGCTTTGCAGGCAATTACAGAAGGAATTCCCGGTGTGAAGAAATGTTTCCCTTACCAATTTGTATTTGATGATTATTCGGCAGAGGAATTGATGGAAATTACTCATCAAATGTTGGAGAAGCGACAATTTAAGTTTACCCCGGAGGCTGAGGATAAGTTCTCCGATATGTTGAAGGATTGTTGTTCCGTGAGGGAATCCGGCTTTTCCAATGGTCGGTTTATAGAAGAGCGACTGGATGATGCTTCGACACGGATGGCCAAGCGATTGATGGCAAATCACAAGGGCACACATACAAAGGAAGATATGATGTTGATTCAGGTGGGAGACATCGAAACGCTGGAACAACCGGATCCGAGTAAATCCGTTGATGCATTGAATGAGATGATTGGATCTAAAGAGTTAAAAAACAGCTTGATTAGCTATATTAATTATATCTATTTTATCCGGGAAAGACAAAAGCATGGTTACGCGGATGTGATTCCGCCTTTGCATATGCTGTTCACCGGGAATCGGGGGACAGGGAAAACGACTGTGGCCCGAATGCTTGGGGAGATATTCGAGTCGGCCGGGATTCTGGAAAGTTCTATGGTGACCGTCAGGAGCAGGGGGGAAATTATTGGTGATGGTTCCATTCCTCCACAACAGATTGCCATGTATATTTTCGAACAGGCAAGAGGGGGTATTCTTTTCTTGGAAGATGCTCACACCTTGTTTCAAGATAATGTGGGGGCTGCGGCATTGAGTGTCATTTTTGGGCAATTGTCACCTACCGATAATGGAGATACCATTGTTATATTGAGTGGTGACCCGGAAGCGATGGATAAAGCTCTGGCCGGAAATCCGAGAGTGAAGTCTCTTTTCCCGTATCATTTCCATTTTTCCGATTACACGCCGGAAGAGTTATTGGAAATAGCGATTCAGAAGGTGGCAGAGAAGAATTATACCCTGCATCCGAAAGCGAAAGAGGCATTTAAAAACTTGGTATCCCAAGTATGTAACGAGCATGATAAATTCTTTGGAAATGCTTTATTTGTCGAGAAGATGGTGGATAAAGCCATTCACAACCTATCTGCTCGAACCATGAAGATCAGGAAGGAGCGGGAACTTACCCGAAAGGAGATCACGACATTGATGGCCGTGGATATTCCGACGGCAACTTCCGAGCTACCCAATTCTTATAAAGATACCTTCGACGAGAAAGAGATTGCCTCAGCTTTGAAGGATCTGGATCATATGGTGGGACAGACGAAACTCAAAAAACAGATTCATGATTTCGTGGATTTGGCTCGTCATTATAATCAACAAGGGACGAAACTGAATACCCGTGTATCATTACAATGGTGCTTTACCGGGAACTCCGGAATGGGAAAAGGAACGGTTGCCCGGATTATAGCCCGTATTTATAAAGCTATGGGGATTATAGATAAAAGTGAGGTTACAAGTTTTAAAGTAGAACGTTTACTCGGGTTGACCGAGGAAGATGCTATACAAAGTATCGGTATGGCTCTATTACAATCGAAAGGAGGGTTATTTTTCTTCGATGAAGATTCCAGTAGTCTGAATGAAGTTTCCGGTTTCCGGGATCGGGTAAGGGCGATTCTTGTGAATCAGTTGGCAACACAACCGGGGGCTTATAACGTGATATACGCGAAACAAGATCCTCCCCGTCAGATTATCAATGACGAGGTTGAAAAGGTTTCTGACATGATTAATATTCTTGTTTTTGAGGATTATACGGCTGATCAGTTAATGGAAATATTGAAACGTGATCTTGCCACGGATAATACCCGGATGACGAGAACGGCTCAACAACACATGGAACAATTTATCTCTTATATTGTTGCGAATAAAAAACGTAGTCATGCCAGTGCCCGGTTAATCAAATTGGTTGCAGAGATGATGATTCGGAATCGGGTACAGCGCTTGGCCCAGAATAAGAAAGCGAATGACGTGGATGTGAAACATTCGGTCACGAAACAGGATGTTGAAATGTTCACGCCTGCCATGTTGGATAGTATGACATCAGAAAGGAATACAATCGGGTACAAGCAATGA
- a CDS encoding MATE family efflux transporter, with amino-acid sequence MNRRILHLAIPSIVSNITVPLLGLVDVTIVGHLGATAYIGAIAVGGLLFNILYWNFGFLRMGTSGLTSQAYGRKDKDAEIRVLVQAVSVGLFSALAMLILQYPIERLAFRLLDTSAEVEQYAVTYFRICIWGAPAVLAQYGFTGWFIGMQNSRYPMYIAIVMNVINIVCSSCFVFLFGMKVEGVALGTVVAQYSGVMMAWWLWFYNYKELRGRITFRGSLQLIAMRRFFAVNRDIFLRTLCLIGVTTFFTSTGARQGDVILAVNTLLMQLFTLFSYIMDGFAYAGEALSGRYVGACNLVQLKRAVKALFGWGVGLSLVFTLLYGIGGENFLGLLTNDTVVIETAGHYFYWVLAIPLAGFAAFLWDGILIGATATRFMLWAMLVASGSFFVIYYCFSGATNNHMLWLAFLVYLALRGVMQTLWSRKVFTLKYLQSLRS; translated from the coding sequence ATGAATCGCAGAATACTTCATCTTGCTATTCCTTCTATCGTGTCTAATATTACCGTTCCTTTGTTAGGATTGGTGGACGTGACGATTGTGGGACATTTAGGGGCGACAGCCTATATTGGTGCCATCGCGGTGGGAGGATTGTTATTTAATATTCTTTACTGGAATTTCGGTTTTCTACGAATGGGAACCAGTGGGCTGACTTCACAAGCATACGGTCGGAAAGATAAAGATGCTGAAATACGGGTACTTGTGCAGGCGGTGAGTGTCGGTTTATTTTCAGCCTTAGCCATGTTGATTCTGCAATACCCGATAGAACGACTGGCTTTTCGACTATTGGATACAAGTGCGGAGGTGGAACAATACGCGGTCACTTATTTTAGAATTTGTATTTGGGGGGCCCCGGCGGTGTTGGCACAATACGGATTCACGGGGTGGTTTATCGGAATGCAGAATTCCCGTTACCCGATGTATATTGCCATTGTGATGAACGTGATTAATATCGTGTGTAGTTCCTGTTTTGTCTTTTTGTTCGGGATGAAGGTGGAAGGTGTGGCTTTGGGGACAGTTGTTGCGCAATATTCAGGAGTGATGATGGCTTGGTGGCTTTGGTTTTATAATTACAAAGAACTGCGGGGACGGATCACGTTTAGAGGAAGTCTTCAATTGATAGCTATGCGGCGTTTTTTTGCCGTGAACCGGGATATATTTCTTCGGACACTTTGCTTGATCGGAGTGACAACATTCTTTACTTCAACAGGAGCCCGTCAAGGAGATGTAATTCTGGCTGTTAATACATTGCTCATGCAGTTGTTTACCTTGTTTTCCTATATCATGGACGGTTTTGCATATGCGGGGGAAGCTCTGTCGGGGCGTTACGTGGGAGCCTGTAATTTGGTACAATTGAAACGGGCGGTGAAGGCATTGTTCGGCTGGGGAGTCGGTTTATCATTGGTTTTCACGTTATTGTACGGGATAGGAGGAGAGAATTTCTTGGGATTGTTAACGAATGACACGGTCGTGATAGAGACTGCCGGGCATTATTTTTACTGGGTGCTTGCTATTCCGCTAGCGGGATTTGCTGCCTTTCTGTGGGATGGAATTCTGATTGGTGCCACGGCTACCCGTTTTATGTTATGGGCCATGCTGGTGGCTTCCGGTAGTTTTTTTGTGATCTATTATTGTTTTTCCGGGGCTACGAATAATCATATGTTATGGTTGGCTTTCTTGGTTTACCTTGCGTTACGCGGGGTTATGCAGACTTTATGGAGCCGAAAGGTGTTCACATTAAAATATCTCCAAAGTCTGAGATCATAA
- the purL gene encoding phosphoribosylformylglycinamidine synthase, with the protein MAIVFYQKDATVYAVHYKESENPLDVSKLEWLFSGAKKVQSDSLESFFVGPRREMITPWSTNAVEITQNMGISGILRIEEFTRVEDEKAAFDPMLQAFYKGLNQDTFTIDKKPDPIVYIEDIRAYNQQEGLALNEDEISYLEGLSKKLNRRLTDSEVFGFSQVNSEHCRHKIFGGTFIIDGEEQEESLFSMIKKTSRTNPNRIVSAYKDNCAFIEGPATVQFAPATPDKPDFYTQKDINTVISLKAETHNFPTTVEPFNGAATGSGGEIRDRIAGGQASLPLAGTAVYMTSYPRLEAGRPWESAIDPRKWLYQTPEDILIKASNGASDFGNKFGQPLIVGSVFTFEHEEHEKTYGYDKVIMQAGGIGFGNKEQAMKKTPEVGEQVVLLGGDNYRIGMGGGAVSSVDTGVYANAIELNAVQRSNPEMQRRVCNAIRSMAESDVNPIVSIHDHGAGGHLNCLSELVEETGGLIHLEKLPVGDPTLSDKEIVGNESQERMGLVMKAKDVETLQRVADRERAPMYVIGETTGDHRFVFEDARTGEKPIDLEMTDMFGNPPKTVMEDKTKREHFADVEYSEDKVEEYIEQVLQLEAVACKDWLTSKVDRSITGRVARQQCAGPLQLPLNDLGAMALDYRGERGIATSIGHAPVAALANPACGSRLAIAEALTNLVWAPIEQGIKGVSLSANWMWPCKNAGEDARLYKAVQAASDFAIELGINIPTGKDSLSMTQKYGKDKVYAPGTVIISTVGEVTDVKKIVSPVLKPDQDSEIVYIDFSFDKLQLGGSSFAQVLNRVGKETPDVKDADYFVNAFMAIQRLVEEGYVLAGHDISAGGMITALLEMCFADNRLGLDIDFSYLAEKDIVKILFAENPGVLVQIKDCKKVAAILDEAGVAYNFLGRLGKAGKLNIKKDGKNFHLDIPSLRDLWFKTSYLLDRRQSGNELALERYKNYKNHDLKYKFAPSFSGKLSQYGLDVNRVKPSGIKAAVIREKGCQCERETAWAMHLAGFDVKDVHMTDLVSGRETLEDVNFIVFVGGFSNSDVLGSAKGWAGAFKYNEKARVALENFYKREDTLSLGICNGCQLMVELDLVYPEHGEKAKMLHNASHKLESAFLSVDVVESNSVLLKSLVGSRLGIWVAHGEGQFQLPYGQEEYNIPLRYSHDTYPANPNGSPFATAAICSKDGRHLAMMPHLERSLHPWNWAYYAEDRKEDEVSPWIEAFVNARLWIEEHK; encoded by the coding sequence ATGGCTATAGTATTCTATCAAAAAGATGCAACAGTGTATGCCGTACACTATAAAGAATCGGAAAATCCTTTAGATGTAAGTAAGTTAGAATGGTTATTCAGTGGGGCTAAGAAAGTTCAAAGCGATTCACTGGAAAGCTTTTTCGTGGGACCTCGTCGGGAAATGATTACCCCGTGGAGTACTAATGCCGTGGAGATTACTCAGAATATGGGTATTTCCGGTATCTTGCGGATAGAGGAGTTTACTCGTGTGGAAGATGAAAAAGCGGCTTTTGACCCGATGCTTCAAGCATTTTACAAGGGCCTGAATCAAGATACGTTTACCATTGACAAGAAACCGGACCCGATCGTGTATATCGAGGATATCCGGGCATATAACCAACAGGAGGGATTGGCGCTGAATGAAGATGAAATCTCTTACCTGGAAGGTCTGAGTAAGAAATTAAACCGTCGGTTGACAGATTCCGAGGTGTTTGGTTTTTCACAAGTGAATTCCGAGCATTGCCGTCATAAGATTTTCGGAGGTACATTTATTATTGATGGGGAAGAACAGGAAGAGTCTTTGTTCTCCATGATCAAGAAAACTTCCCGAACGAACCCGAACCGGATTGTTTCGGCCTACAAAGATAACTGCGCTTTCATTGAAGGACCGGCCACGGTGCAGTTTGCCCCGGCAACACCGGACAAACCGGATTTCTACACGCAAAAAGATATTAACACGGTTATTTCATTGAAAGCGGAAACTCATAACTTCCCGACCACGGTAGAGCCTTTTAACGGGGCCGCAACCGGTTCCGGAGGTGAGATCCGTGACCGTATAGCCGGGGGACAAGCATCACTTCCGTTGGCAGGCACGGCCGTTTACATGACATCATATCCGCGCTTGGAGGCAGGTCGTCCTTGGGAATCGGCTATTGATCCTCGGAAATGGTTATACCAGACTCCGGAAGATATTCTGATCAAGGCTTCTAACGGGGCATCTGACTTTGGAAATAAATTCGGACAACCCCTTATCGTGGGTTCCGTGTTCACGTTCGAGCATGAGGAACACGAAAAGACGTATGGTTACGATAAAGTAATCATGCAGGCAGGTGGTATCGGTTTTGGTAATAAAGAACAAGCCATGAAAAAGACCCCGGAGGTTGGCGAACAGGTTGTTTTGCTAGGAGGGGATAATTACCGCATCGGAATGGGTGGTGGGGCCGTTTCTTCCGTGGATACGGGAGTATATGCCAACGCTATCGAGTTGAATGCGGTGCAACGTTCCAATCCGGAAATGCAAAGACGGGTATGTAACGCCATCCGGTCTATGGCCGAGAGCGATGTAAACCCGATTGTTTCTATTCACGACCACGGGGCAGGAGGACATTTGAACTGCTTGTCCGAGCTGGTGGAGGAAACAGGTGGATTGATTCACTTGGAGAAATTGCCTGTCGGTGATCCGACTCTTTCCGACAAAGAGATCGTGGGAAATGAATCCCAAGAACGGATGGGCCTTGTGATGAAAGCAAAGGACGTGGAAACCTTGCAGCGTGTGGCTGATCGGGAACGGGCTCCGATGTACGTGATCGGGGAGACCACGGGAGATCATCGTTTCGTGTTTGAAGATGCCAGAACCGGAGAGAAACCCATTGATCTGGAGATGACGGATATGTTCGGAAATCCCCCGAAAACAGTGATGGAGGATAAAACCAAAAGAGAACATTTCGCCGATGTTGAATATAGTGAAGATAAAGTTGAAGAATATATCGAGCAAGTTTTGCAGCTTGAGGCTGTTGCTTGTAAGGATTGGTTGACAAGTAAAGTTGACCGTTCTATTACCGGTCGTGTGGCCCGTCAGCAATGCGCCGGACCTTTACAGTTACCTTTGAATGACTTGGGTGCCATGGCTCTCGATTATCGAGGAGAAAGAGGTATTGCCACGTCCATCGGGCACGCTCCGGTAGCGGCATTGGCAAACCCGGCTTGCGGTTCGAGATTGGCTATTGCAGAGGCCTTGACGAATTTGGTCTGGGCTCCTATCGAACAGGGAATTAAAGGTGTTTCTTTGTCTGCTAACTGGATGTGGCCTTGTAAAAATGCCGGTGAAGATGCCCGTTTATATAAAGCCGTACAAGCTGCCAGTGATTTTGCCATCGAGTTGGGAATTAATATCCCGACGGGGAAAGACTCTCTTTCCATGACGCAAAAGTATGGTAAGGATAAGGTGTACGCCCCGGGAACCGTGATTATTTCTACAGTGGGTGAGGTTACCGATGTGAAGAAGATTGTTTCTCCGGTACTGAAACCGGATCAGGATTCTGAAATTGTGTATATCGATTTCTCTTTTGATAAATTGCAATTGGGAGGTTCCAGTTTTGCTCAAGTGTTGAACCGGGTAGGTAAAGAGACCCCGGATGTAAAGGATGCCGATTATTTCGTGAATGCTTTCATGGCAATACAGCGTTTGGTTGAGGAAGGGTATGTTTTAGCCGGACACGATATTTCTGCCGGAGGTATGATCACGGCTTTGTTGGAAATGTGTTTTGCCGATAATCGCTTGGGATTGGATATTGATTTTTCTTACCTAGCTGAAAAGGACATCGTGAAGATCTTGTTCGCGGAGAATCCGGGTGTACTAGTACAGATTAAGGATTGCAAGAAGGTTGCCGCTATCTTGGATGAAGCGGGAGTGGCTTACAATTTCTTGGGACGCTTGGGTAAGGCCGGAAAGTTGAATATCAAGAAAGACGGTAAAAACTTCCATTTGGATATTCCGTCATTAAGAGACTTGTGGTTTAAGACATCTTATTTGCTGGATCGTCGTCAGAGTGGCAATGAGCTGGCCCTTGAAAGATATAAAAACTATAAGAATCATGATCTGAAATACAAGTTTGCACCTTCATTCAGCGGTAAGCTTTCCCAATATGGATTGGATGTTAACCGTGTTAAACCTTCGGGTATAAAAGCTGCCGTTATCCGGGAGAAAGGATGTCAGTGCGAGCGGGAAACGGCATGGGCGATGCACTTGGCCGGTTTTGACGTGAAGGATGTTCACATGACAGACCTTGTTTCCGGAAGAGAGACTTTGGAAGACGTGAACTTTATCGTGTTTGTTGGTGGGTTCTCGAACTCGGACGTGCTTGGTTCTGCTAAAGGATGGGCCGGAGCTTTCAAATATAACGAAAAGGCTCGGGTGGCTTTGGAAAACTTCTATAAACGTGAAGATACTTTGAGCTTGGGTATTTGTAACGGTTGCCAGTTGATGGTTGAGCTAGACTTGGTCTACCCGGAACATGGTGAAAAGGCAAAGATGTTGCATAATGCATCCCACAAACTGGAATCCGCATTCTTGAGCGTGGATGTCGTGGAGAGCAATTCCGTGTTGTTGAAGTCATTAGTCGGATCTCGTTTGGGAATCTGGGTGGCTCACGGAGAGGGACAATTCCAATTACCTTACGGACAGGAAGAATATAATATTCCACTTCGATACAGCCATGACACTTACCCGGCGAATCCGAATGGATCACCTTTTGCCACGGCAGCTATTTGTAGTAAAGACGGGCGTCACTTGGCAATGATGCCTCACTTGGAACGTTCTCTTCACCCGTGGAACTGGGCATATTATGCCGAGGATCGGAAGGAAGATGAAGTCAGCCCGTGGATTGAAGCGTTTGTAAATGCCCGTTTGTGGATTGAAGAGCATAAATAA
- a CDS encoding PQQ-binding-like beta-propeller repeat protein, with protein sequence MKVDINFSIMVTEMSFVRIFFLWSMLLSVICIDGFAQSTKQESEDQVMPRLVGRHYQRQENISGKEILVEGYVRHLYADSITKTISVQLDRFSRKGVPQGSGILFVWDPEKERSLWHCKINSDIENLSPVQNVLFLTSNFKTRCFDRRSGKEHWNDRGCISYVDQKLGVGIRCKDNLGSTEVSKLEGINLYNGKKIWERKIFSQQGWADMLPLNDSVILLLSDALYALNMKNGEGWRHEIFLKELPFPKAEKEFMQRFTSNILIEKEKIYIASCDRLFCLDHMGKVLWLQGLSRKITGESQIFTMDSSLYMVNYGSGLVKGTITKKWGIPYIAKFNQNTGLQEAFSSFPTTLGIVNHVQVSKDTLYILFDQHLIKLSSSDLAQGIQVEFSLDKDRAGYFASNRIFVLEDSKYKTLQEMDSTQCYILTGKQNILCVKANAQGARMLLPSEYSLCYLTYQGYSFLSRGEETIVIAPSGELWAHLRISKNAVRVGNKLYDAQENKITIVDLDEVIH encoded by the coding sequence GTGAAAGTAGATATAAATTTCTCGATCATGGTTACAGAAATGTCTTTCGTTAGGATTTTCTTTTTATGGAGTATGTTATTGTCGGTTATTTGTATCGATGGATTTGCCCAGTCCACAAAACAAGAGTCGGAAGACCAGGTGATGCCCCGGTTGGTTGGGCGTCATTATCAAAGGCAGGAAAATATTTCGGGGAAAGAAATATTGGTAGAGGGGTATGTACGGCATTTGTATGCGGATTCTATCACGAAAACTATTTCCGTGCAATTGGACCGGTTTTCAAGGAAAGGGGTTCCACAAGGTTCGGGAATACTATTTGTTTGGGACCCGGAAAAGGAACGATCCTTGTGGCATTGTAAAATTAATAGTGATATTGAGAATCTCAGTCCTGTTCAGAACGTGTTATTTTTGACGTCCAACTTCAAGACCCGGTGTTTTGACCGAAGGAGTGGAAAGGAACATTGGAATGATAGAGGTTGCATTAGTTACGTGGATCAGAAATTGGGCGTGGGGATAAGATGTAAAGATAATTTGGGGAGTACGGAGGTTTCGAAACTGGAAGGGATCAACTTGTATAATGGGAAGAAAATATGGGAAAGGAAGATCTTTTCCCAACAAGGATGGGCGGATATGTTACCCTTGAATGATTCGGTTATTCTCCTGCTTTCAGATGCCTTGTATGCGCTTAACATGAAAAACGGGGAAGGATGGAGGCATGAGATCTTTTTAAAAGAATTACCTTTCCCTAAAGCTGAAAAGGAATTTATGCAAAGGTTTACCTCGAATATTCTCATTGAAAAAGAGAAAATATATATAGCATCATGTGATCGTTTGTTTTGTTTGGATCACATGGGAAAAGTGCTTTGGTTACAAGGGCTGTCCCGAAAAATAACCGGAGAATCCCAGATATTTACAATGGACAGTTCGCTTTACATGGTAAACTACGGAAGTGGTCTCGTTAAAGGCACGATAACGAAAAAATGGGGGATTCCTTATATCGCTAAGTTCAATCAAAATACGGGACTTCAAGAAGCGTTTTCCTCATTCCCAACTACTTTGGGAATTGTAAATCACGTACAAGTGTCCAAAGATACTTTGTATATATTATTTGACCAGCATCTGATAAAATTGTCCTCGTCGGATTTGGCTCAGGGAATTCAAGTAGAATTTTCTTTGGATAAAGATCGGGCAGGATATTTTGCCAGTAACCGGATATTTGTTTTGGAAGATTCTAAATACAAGACATTGCAGGAGATGGATAGTACTCAATGTTATATCCTTACCGGAAAACAAAATATATTGTGTGTCAAGGCGAATGCTCAGGGCGCAAGAATGTTATTGCCGAGCGAGTACAGTCTGTGTTACCTGACTTATCAGGGGTATTCTTTTCTTTCCCGTGGAGAGGAAACTATTGTAATTGCTCCTTCGGGAGAGTTATGGGCTCATTTACGAATCAGTAAAAATGCTGTACGCGTTGGGAATAAATTGTACGATGCCCAAGAAAACAAGATAACCATTGTTGATTTGGACGAGGTGATTCATTAA
- the xpt gene encoding xanthine phosphoribosyltransferase, with product MDLLKKRILQDGKCFEGGILKVDSFINHQMDPILMKSIGVEFVRRFANKDFNKVMTIEASGIAPAIMVGYLLELPVVFAKKKQPKTMENMISTTVRSFTKDREYNVCISKDFLSKEDRVLFIDDFLANGNAANGIIDLIDQAGAQLVGMGFIIEKAFQHGGEVLRERGIHVESLAIIDSLDNCQIKIR from the coding sequence ATGGATTTGCTCAAGAAAAGAATCTTACAGGATGGAAAATGCTTTGAAGGTGGCATTTTAAAAGTGGATAGTTTTATTAATCACCAAATGGACCCGATTTTAATGAAGTCGATTGGGGTGGAATTTGTGCGTCGTTTCGCGAATAAGGATTTTAATAAAGTGATGACTATTGAGGCTAGCGGTATCGCTCCGGCAATCATGGTGGGGTATCTTTTGGAATTGCCCGTGGTCTTCGCCAAGAAAAAGCAACCGAAAACGATGGAAAATATGATTTCAACGACAGTACGATCTTTTACAAAAGACCGGGAATATAATGTTTGTATCAGTAAAGATTTCTTGAGTAAAGAGGATCGTGTGCTTTTTATTGATGACTTCCTTGCAAACGGGAATGCCGCGAATGGTATTATTGATTTGATTGACCAGGCGGGGGCACAACTTGTAGGCATGGGATTTATTATTGAAAAAGCTTTTCAACATGGGGGCGAAGTACTGAGAGAACGTGGGATTCACGTTGAATCCTTAGCTATTATAGATAGTCTGGATAATTGTCAGATAAAAATAAGATAA